From the genome of Triticum aestivum cultivar Chinese Spring chromosome 3B, IWGSC CS RefSeq v2.1, whole genome shotgun sequence, one region includes:
- the LOC123064472 gene encoding uncharacterized protein has protein sequence MASTTSGSLPSSPSLPGTGSEQEFFSVDPHGLFLPSSPSPASLFDHDSSFQGFFPTSSPTRATATPPHPTAPSKQTKKRPRASRRPPTTVLTTDTSNFRAMVQEFTGFPAPPFAAGPSPFVRPRLLGGASAYGPPFLVRPCPLKYPQQNPALLSSIGTGTTTGGGANSLMHALALLARSNAMPSTPADVTARGSGAADQYGGHHGHGMGDFNYNPFDDFETETAAAAAEGDKAANGDHAGFFSSLGGAGDKYDRH, from the coding sequence ATGGCGTCCACCACCAGTGGCAGCCTCCCATCCTCTCCCTCACTCCCGGGCACCGGCTCCGAACAAGAATTCTTCTCCGTCGACCCCCACGGCCTGTTCCTCCCTTCATCCCCCTCCCCCGCCAGCCTGTTCGACCACGACTCCTCCTTCCAAGGCTTCTTCCCCACATCCTCCCCCACGCGAGCAACAGCGACTCCACCTCACCCTACGGCCCCGTCAAAGCAGACCAAGAAGCGCCCCagagcctcccgccgcccacccaccaccgtGCTCACCACCGACACCTCCAACTTCCGCGCCATGGTACAGGAGTTCACCGGCTTCCCGGCGCCACCATTTGCCGCCGGACCGTCCCCGTTCGTCCGCCCGCGGCTCCTCGGTGGCGCCTCCGCCTACGGGCCCCCCTTCCTGGTACGCCCGTGCCCTCTCAAATACCCGCAGCAAAACCCTGCACTGCTGTCCTCCATCGGCACCGGCACCACCACCGGCGGCGGAGCCAACTCTCTCATGCACGCGCTCGCGCTGTTGGCGAGGAGCAACGCGATGCCAAGTACCCCCGCTGATGTTACGGCGAGAGGATCAGGTGCTGCTGATCAGTACGGCGGCCACCACGGCCACGGCATGGGAGATTTCAACTACAACCCGTTTGACGACTTCGAGACTGAGACTGCGGCAGCGGCAGCGGAAGGCGACAAGGCGGCGAACGGCGACCATGCTGGGTTCTTCTCTTCCTTAGGCGGCGCCGGAGATAAGTACGACCGGCACTAG